In the genome of Raphanus sativus cultivar WK10039 chromosome 9, ASM80110v3, whole genome shotgun sequence, the window TAGTTCGCTTGATGAGTTAGTATTGATGTAATCCGTATGGTTTAAATTGGAATGTTTGTGCCACTTTGATTTGACTCGACatgccatttttttttgttaaacaacCCATTTGTTTGTAAAAAGATTGCTTCTTAGCGTTATTTTTTACAGTTTTAcgttgaaaaataaattattttaatctttttgcAAAAGTCTGTATGGGCATTGAGTCTATGTGGTATCTACAAAAAGCCTCAAAACATTCCTCCAACACATGGAATGAATTTAGTCCTTAGAAAATGCTCGGACTACTGGACATGGcattaaacaatataaatacCATGATCGCAGTTTCagatattcatgtttttttgATGAATCAGATATTCATGTTTAATCAGTATAAACGAAGTTtgcttataaaaaaaatcttcacgAATCACATCAGAAACGAACATGTCTAGTTTTTTACAATGTGCTCTCGCAAACCTAGACACTATATAAGACAGTTCAGTTACAGATCATCTGATATTTCCTTCTAGAATGCGAGAGAAAAATGgtaaacacaaaaagaaaacaaatatataaaccatCAGCTCATTGAGCTAAAAGCTGACCCTTCTTCATCATTTGTCTAAACTCCTTGTAATTAACCCTACCATCACCATCAACATCCACTTGTATTATCATCTTCCTACATTCCTCCAAGGTCTTACCTTGCTTGAGTCCCAAGGTAGACAGCACGGTTTTCAACTCATCCACCGTAATAAACCCATCTCCATTCTGATCAAAAACGTTGAACGCTTCCTTCATATCTTCATCTCCCACCTCCTCATCCTCGCCTTGGACCATTATCGACTTGTAAAGCTCTCCAAACTCTTCAGCGTCAACACAGCCATCACCGTTCACATCGATCTTCTCGATCATCTGCGACAGCTCGTTTTCAGGGATTATGATGCCGAGGTTTTTGAATGACTCGTTTAGCTCCTTCTGTGTGATCCGACCGTCTCCGTCCTTGTCGAACATTTGGAACACACGTTTTAGCTCCGTGGAATCCATTTTTAGGGTTAGGTTTGGGTAAGAGGTTGCGTGTGGATGAAGAAAGCGTGAAAAGAGAGGATGGTGAGACTCCGAGAAGCCGAGAAAGCAGTTCTTTCTTGGCCCCTTGGAGACCCGATGAGGGTAGGTTCAGAAACTAAGGAGAAGGTGATTGGAAATCTTAGCCAAAAAGTCGAGATAATAACTTGTAAATACGGATAAAAATAGAAGAGATGGAGAGAAGATCGTCTTAGGGTTGAGTTATTTGTTGGTGGAGAGGAAATGTTGTATTGAAGTCTTATAAAAGTTGAGCGGTTCTGTAAACTTTAACCCAAAAAGAAAACTTAAGAACTTTATTTTTGTTGTGAatgtgtgtgtcttattaatgtcgaatatgaactccttatatagggaCTACAAGATAGGCCACTAATGGGCCAAAGCCTACtagtatcttttggataaacatccacctgaaccagtcggttcataacacttcccctggATGTTGAATCCATCTTGAGTTCGTCAGATACCAAATCCTTTTTGGGCTCGTGATACACTTTACCAATTACTTgttgttgcctcattaaaaccttaccaggaaaacccagtgggacaaaaccatggtgaatgaaaaagagtacaacatgtATCACTTCCCCTGATTTGTACCTCCGTATATGCTCTTGAGGTTGGCGCATGAGTAAACTGGTGGTAACTTCATGGGCGCCAAGTCTCTGAGCTAGTCTTCTAATGTGCACGTCCTGGACTGATAGGAAGGTCTCATGGACGTGGTGCTGTTGTAGACATGGTAAAGAAGCCGGTTGACATGTCTTTGGTTGGACTCGTActtcttcatatttgttttccaaCGTGTGCATACTGCTTGTTTGAGAACTATCCATGTATGGATCCAATGTTATAACCTGtatcataatcaaaaacaaaaccaagcaaacacatctttggatttggttagtataaaataatctcaaaCATAATAA includes:
- the LOC108826305 gene encoding calmodulin-like protein 6, which encodes MDSTELKRVFQMFDKDGDGRITQKELNESFKNLGIIIPENELSQMIEKIDVNGDGCVDAEEFGELYKSIMVQGEDEEVGDEDMKEAFNVFDQNGDGFITVDELKTVLSTLGLKQGKTLEECRKMIIQVDVDGDGRVNYKEFRQMMKKGQLLAQ